A single window of Usitatibacter rugosus DNA harbors:
- the gatB gene encoding Asp-tRNA(Asn)/Glu-tRNA(Gln) amidotransferase subunit GatB has translation MKAGWEVVIGLETHAQLTTASKIFSGAATTFGAEPNTQASAVDIALPGTLPVLNKGAVERAIRFGLAVGGTIAPRCIFARKNYFYPDLPKGYQISQYEQPVVAGGTLAFLLDGEEKVVHLTRAHLEEDAGKLLHDAVPGTSGVDLNRAGTPLLEIVTEPDMRSSAEAVAYAKALHSLVRWIGICDGNMQEGSFRCDANVSVRKVGDPKLGTRCEIKNVNSFRFLEKAIEFEIRRQIEVIEDGGKIVQETRLYDADRDETRSMRSKEDAQDYRYFPDPDLLPLAIGADWIAEIESNLPPLPAERKRHYVEHYKLGAAEASFLTSSREMAEFFEESVSATLRTLEADVRFVDTRETGVARAVCNWLVGAMSAKLNETALTIDQSPVRPMAIAGLIHRVFDQTLSSRTAKDVFEVLWGPQGDPPTGGRVINVSVHEHANATDAVDAIVEMRGLKQISDSGAVEAAVDQVMAANPKLVEDFRSGKEKAFNALVGQVMKATQGKANPAQVNAILRAKLG, from the coding sequence ATGAAAGCCGGCTGGGAAGTCGTCATCGGCCTCGAGACGCACGCGCAGCTCACGACGGCATCGAAGATCTTCTCGGGCGCGGCTACGACGTTCGGTGCCGAGCCCAACACGCAGGCCTCGGCCGTGGATATCGCGCTGCCGGGGACGCTGCCGGTGTTGAACAAGGGTGCCGTCGAGCGCGCGATCCGCTTCGGCCTCGCGGTCGGCGGCACCATCGCGCCGCGCTGCATCTTCGCGCGCAAGAACTACTTCTACCCCGACCTCCCGAAGGGCTACCAGATCAGCCAGTACGAGCAGCCCGTCGTCGCCGGCGGCACGCTCGCGTTCCTGCTGGATGGCGAGGAGAAGGTCGTCCACCTCACGCGCGCCCACCTCGAGGAGGACGCGGGCAAGCTGCTGCACGACGCGGTGCCCGGCACCTCGGGCGTGGACCTGAACCGCGCCGGCACGCCGCTGCTGGAGATCGTGACCGAGCCCGACATGCGCTCCTCGGCCGAGGCGGTGGCGTACGCGAAGGCGCTGCATTCGCTCGTGCGCTGGATCGGCATCTGCGACGGCAACATGCAGGAGGGCTCGTTCCGCTGCGACGCCAACGTCTCGGTGCGCAAGGTCGGCGATCCCAAGCTGGGCACGCGCTGCGAGATCAAGAACGTGAACTCCTTCCGCTTCCTCGAGAAGGCGATCGAGTTCGAGATCCGCCGCCAGATCGAGGTGATCGAGGACGGCGGCAAGATCGTGCAGGAGACGCGCCTCTACGACGCCGACCGCGACGAGACGCGCTCGATGCGCTCGAAGGAAGACGCGCAGGACTACCGCTACTTCCCCGACCCCGACCTGCTGCCGCTCGCGATCGGTGCTGACTGGATCGCTGAGATCGAGTCGAATCTCCCTCCGCTACCAGCAGAGCGAAAGCGCCACTACGTCGAGCACTACAAGCTGGGAGCTGCCGAAGCTAGCTTTCTAACCTCGTCGAGAGAGATGGCAGAGTTCTTTGAGGAGTCGGTTTCGGCAACTTTGCGAACTCTTGAGGCTGATGTACGTTTTGTCGATACGAGAGAAACGGGTGTCGCAAGAGCTGTGTGCAATTGGCTTGTAGGTGCGATGTCCGCGAAGCTGAACGAAACGGCCCTGACCATTGACCAGTCGCCAGTGCGTCCAATGGCCATAGCTGGATTGATACATCGCGTATTCGACCAAACGCTCAGCAGCCGAACAGCGAAAGACGTTTTTGAGGTGCTTTGGGGCCCGCAAGGAGATCCACCGACAGGCGGGCGAGTTATCAACGTCTCAGTTCATGAGCACGCGAATGCGACGGATGCAGTGGATGCCATTGTCGAAATGCGAGGACTCAAGCAGATCTCGGATTCGGGCGCGGTCGAGGCCGCGGTCGACCAGGTGATGGCCGCCAACCCGAAGCTGGTCGAGGACTTCCGCTCCGGCAAGGAGAAGGCCTTCAACGCGCTCGTGGGCCAGGTGATGAAAGCCACGCAGGGCAAAGCCAACCCCGCGCAGGTGAACGCGATCCTCCGGGCGAAGCTGGGCTAG
- the gatC gene encoding Asp-tRNA(Asn)/Glu-tRNA(Gln) amidotransferase subunit GatC: MLSLQDVQRIAHLARLELSAAEAEAMQAQMNSILAMVDQMSAVDTKGVEPMSHPQEVTQRLRDDVVTEPDRRDDFLALAPQAEDGLYLVPKVIE, from the coding sequence ATGCTTTCCCTCCAGGACGTCCAGCGCATTGCCCACCTCGCCCGGCTCGAGCTCTCCGCGGCCGAGGCGGAAGCCATGCAGGCGCAGATGAACTCGATCCTCGCGATGGTCGACCAGATGTCCGCGGTCGACACGAAGGGCGTCGAGCCGATGTCGCATCCCCAGGAAGTCACGCAGCGCCTGCGCGATGACGTGGTCACCGAGCCGGACCGGCGCGACGATTTCCTGGCCCTCGCCCCGCAAGCCGAAGACGGCCTCTATCTCGTCCCGAAAGTGATCGAGTAG
- a CDS encoding ATP-binding cassette domain-containing protein, with the protein MLRISNVTLRRGARVLLDDASMNVHPGHKVGFVGPNGAGKSSVFALVLNELHADSGEVAYPPRWVLSHVSQETPAVDRPAIEFALDGDVELREIEAAIAAAEASHEEGEELAHLHSRFEEIGGYQARSRAQSMLGGLGFDAEAQARPVASFSGGWRMRLNLARALMCRADLLLLDEPTNHLDLDAVMWLEDWLKAYAGAVLLITHDREFLDTVAQSIVHIENRKLNTYAGNYSAFETQRADRLALQQASYEKQQKSIAHLEAFIARFRAKATKAAQAQSRIKALEKLERIAAAHVDSPFTFTFREPAEKPRTLFRLEEANLGYGTKAVLSGIEWSVMLGDAIGLLGPNGAGKSTLLKSVVGNLPLLSGELQRAQGLRVGYFAQHQVDQLRLEESALWHLGHIAPGVREQELRDFLGGFDFRGDQVMQASASLSGGEKARLALALIVWQRPNLLLLDEPTNHLDIEMRESLAQALTDFEGALVVVAHDRALLAAATDQWLLVADGAVVPFDGDLDDYKEWAKAYHARGTQREEKAGVVDRKAERRSQAEARQRTADVRKPFEKKIRAIETELEVLQKESAEAEAWLASGEAYEEAHKDRLKTVLQRRGEVATRIATLEEDWLWQQAALDAEVNRVRE; encoded by the coding sequence TTGCTTCGCATCTCCAACGTAACGCTGCGCCGCGGCGCGAGGGTGCTTCTCGACGACGCCTCGATGAACGTGCACCCGGGCCACAAGGTGGGCTTCGTCGGGCCCAACGGCGCCGGCAAGTCGAGCGTGTTCGCTCTTGTGCTGAACGAGCTGCACGCGGACTCGGGCGAAGTCGCTTACCCGCCGCGCTGGGTGCTCTCGCACGTCTCGCAGGAAACGCCGGCGGTCGACCGCCCCGCGATCGAGTTCGCGCTCGATGGCGACGTGGAGCTGCGCGAGATCGAAGCCGCGATCGCCGCTGCCGAGGCTTCGCACGAGGAAGGCGAGGAGCTCGCCCACCTGCATTCGCGCTTCGAGGAGATCGGCGGCTACCAGGCGCGGTCGCGTGCGCAGAGCATGCTGGGCGGTCTCGGCTTCGATGCCGAAGCGCAAGCACGCCCCGTTGCATCGTTCTCCGGGGGCTGGCGCATGCGGTTGAACCTCGCGCGTGCGCTCATGTGCCGGGCGGACCTGCTGCTGCTGGACGAGCCCACGAACCACCTCGACCTCGATGCCGTGATGTGGCTGGAGGACTGGCTCAAGGCCTACGCGGGTGCCGTGCTCCTGATCACCCACGACCGCGAGTTCCTCGACACGGTGGCGCAATCCATCGTGCACATCGAGAACCGCAAGTTGAACACCTACGCGGGCAACTACTCGGCGTTCGAGACGCAGCGCGCCGATCGCTTGGCACTCCAGCAGGCGTCGTACGAGAAGCAGCAGAAGTCCATCGCGCACCTGGAGGCCTTCATCGCGCGCTTCCGGGCGAAGGCGACCAAGGCCGCCCAGGCGCAAAGCCGCATCAAGGCGCTGGAGAAGCTGGAGCGCATCGCGGCCGCGCACGTGGACTCGCCATTCACCTTCACCTTCCGCGAGCCGGCGGAAAAACCGAGGACGCTCTTCCGCCTGGAGGAGGCGAACCTCGGCTACGGCACGAAGGCGGTCCTCTCGGGCATCGAGTGGAGCGTGATGCTGGGCGATGCGATCGGTTTGCTGGGGCCGAACGGCGCAGGCAAGTCGACGCTGCTGAAATCGGTGGTCGGCAACCTCCCGCTGCTCTCGGGCGAGCTGCAACGCGCGCAGGGCCTTCGCGTGGGTTACTTCGCGCAGCACCAGGTCGACCAGTTGCGCCTGGAAGAAAGCGCGCTCTGGCACCTCGGCCACATCGCGCCGGGCGTACGCGAGCAGGAGCTGCGCGACTTCCTCGGGGGCTTCGATTTCCGCGGCGACCAGGTCATGCAGGCCTCCGCGAGCCTCTCCGGCGGCGAGAAGGCGCGCCTGGCATTGGCGCTCATCGTCTGGCAGCGTCCCAACCTGCTGCTGCTCGACGAGCCCACGAACCACCTCGACATCGAGATGCGCGAGTCGCTGGCGCAGGCGCTCACGGATTTCGAAGGCGCCCTCGTGGTCGTCGCGCACGACCGTGCGCTGCTCGCCGCCGCCACGGACCAGTGGCTGCTCGTGGCGGACGGTGCGGTGGTCCCGTTCGATGGCGATCTCGACGACTACAAGGAGTGGGCCAAGGCCTATCACGCGCGCGGCACGCAGCGCGAAGAGAAGGCCGGTGTTGTCGACCGGAAGGCCGAGCGCCGCTCGCAAGCCGAAGCCCGGCAGCGGACCGCGGATGTCAGGAAGCCCTTCGAGAAGAAGATCCGCGCCATCGAGACCGAGCTCGAGGTGCTGCAGAAGGAAAGCGCGGAGGCCGAGGCGTGGCTCGCATCCGGCGAGGCCTACGAGGAAGCCCACAAGGACCGGCTGAAGACCGTGCTGCAGCGCCGCGGCGAGGTCGCGACCCGCATCGCCACGCTGGAGGAGGACTGGCTGTGGCAGCAGGCCGCCCTCGATGCCGAGGTCAACCGCGTCCGCGAGTAG
- a CDS encoding AmpG family muropeptide MFS transporter: MATNAYAAVFRDRKLAVLLLLGYASGLPISLVTSTFQAWATVEGVSLVALGMITLVQQPYTYKFLWAPFMDRYAPPFLGRRRGWLLITQVALIGGIVWMAMYSPGVDITTMALIAVFVAFASASQDVVSDAYRTDMVTSPRERGLISAFFVVGYRMALLVAGALALLMASGTSWLPAIGWQNTYFVMAALMGIGIIGVFWAKEPQGVTPPRNLQEAVFAPLFEFVRRPGALILLAMVILYKVGDAFALSLTTPFLIRGVGFSLEDVAYANKVMALIAALVGVVLGGVLMLRWGLFKSLMVFGILQAISNLGYMVLAVAGKDYAVLYAVIGFDQLAGGMGTASFVALQMALCNPRFTAFQYALISALAALGRVYVGPAAGYMTDPQYMGLPWSTFFFVTFLAALPGLVLLWWKKKTVVALDASTS, encoded by the coding sequence TTGGCCACCAACGCATATGCCGCCGTTTTCCGCGATCGCAAGCTCGCGGTCCTGCTCCTCCTCGGCTACGCCTCGGGCCTTCCAATTTCGCTGGTCACCTCCACCTTCCAGGCGTGGGCCACGGTGGAGGGCGTGAGCCTGGTCGCGCTCGGCATGATCACGCTGGTCCAGCAGCCCTACACGTACAAATTCCTCTGGGCGCCATTCATGGACCGCTACGCGCCGCCCTTCCTCGGCCGTCGCCGCGGATGGCTCCTCATCACGCAGGTGGCCCTCATCGGCGGCATCGTTTGGATGGCGATGTACTCGCCGGGCGTGGACATCACGACGATGGCGCTGATCGCCGTGTTCGTCGCCTTCGCCTCCGCGTCGCAGGACGTCGTCTCGGACGCCTACCGGACGGATATGGTGACCAGCCCCCGGGAGCGCGGCCTCATCAGCGCGTTCTTCGTCGTCGGCTATCGCATGGCGCTGCTGGTTGCAGGTGCGCTCGCGCTCCTGATGGCCTCGGGCACCTCATGGCTTCCGGCGATCGGCTGGCAGAACACGTACTTCGTGATGGCGGCCCTGATGGGCATCGGCATCATCGGCGTGTTCTGGGCGAAGGAGCCGCAAGGCGTCACGCCGCCCCGCAACCTGCAGGAGGCCGTGTTCGCGCCGCTCTTCGAGTTCGTCCGCCGCCCGGGCGCGCTGATCCTCCTGGCGATGGTGATCCTCTACAAGGTGGGCGACGCCTTCGCGCTCTCGCTCACCACGCCCTTCCTCATCCGCGGCGTGGGTTTCTCGCTCGAGGACGTGGCCTACGCGAACAAGGTGATGGCGCTCATCGCCGCGCTGGTCGGCGTGGTCCTGGGCGGCGTGCTGATGCTGCGCTGGGGTCTCTTCAAGTCGCTGATGGTCTTCGGCATCCTGCAGGCCATCTCCAACCTGGGCTACATGGTGCTGGCCGTCGCGGGCAAGGACTACGCGGTGCTCTACGCCGTCATCGGCTTCGACCAGCTCGCCGGCGGCATGGGCACGGCGTCCTTCGTGGCGCTGCAGATGGCGCTGTGCAATCCGCGCTTCACCGCCTTCCAGTACGCGCTCATCTCCGCGCTGGCTGCCCTGGGCCGCGTCTACGTCGGGCCGGCTGCCGGGTACATGACCGATCCGCAGTACATGGGGTTGCCTTGGTCGACGTTCTTCTTCGTCACCTTCCTCGCGGCCCTGCCGGGCCTGGTGCTGCTCTGGTGGAAGAAGAAGACGGTGGTCGCGCTGGACGCTTCCACCTCTTGA
- a CDS encoding DUF4124 domain-containing protein encodes MRKVLFLVVAALAAGSSHAAYRCVDEKGVTHIGDTPPAACAKVPLFEISTSGTVLRKIDPTPTAEEAKSREAEAADRKEKEKQAAEQRRKDIALMATYSSPAELDMARDRNVEPVQARIRLTQERITAVDKRAQELSDEMEFYKAGKSKAAKKAEMPAQLSADHERVQAEKVSLQKSIAQYEKEIADIRAKYDGDKKRWAELKTNPGLVRNDANAPSTAVPLNWSRGSAKCGDKTLSCRRGESFLCLKTDGTWQTVACEAPRL; translated from the coding sequence ATGAGAAAGGTGCTTTTCCTGGTGGTGGCGGCACTCGCGGCGGGCAGCTCGCACGCGGCGTACCGTTGCGTGGATGAAAAAGGCGTAACCCACATCGGCGACACGCCTCCGGCCGCTTGCGCCAAGGTGCCGCTGTTCGAGATCTCCACCTCCGGCACGGTGCTGCGCAAGATCGACCCCACGCCCACCGCCGAGGAAGCCAAGAGCCGCGAGGCCGAGGCCGCGGACCGCAAGGAGAAGGAAAAGCAGGCCGCCGAGCAGCGCCGCAAGGACATCGCGCTGATGGCCACCTACAGCAGTCCCGCCGAGCTGGACATGGCCCGCGACCGCAACGTCGAGCCGGTGCAGGCGCGCATCCGCCTCACCCAGGAACGCATTACCGCCGTCGACAAGCGCGCCCAGGAGCTCTCCGACGAGATGGAGTTCTACAAGGCCGGCAAGAGCAAGGCGGCGAAGAAGGCCGAGATGCCCGCCCAGCTCTCCGCCGACCACGAACGCGTCCAGGCGGAGAAGGTGTCGCTGCAGAAGAGCATCGCCCAGTACGAGAAGGAAATCGCCGACATCCGCGCCAAGTACGACGGGGACAAGAAGCGCTGGGCCGAGCTCAAGACCAATCCCGGTCTGGTGCGCAACGACGCCAACGCGCCGTCCACCGCGGTGCCGCTCAACTGGTCCCGGGGCAGCGCCAAGTGCGGCGACAAGACCCTCTCCTGCCGCCGCGGCGAGTCGTTCCTGTGCCTGAAGACCGACGGCACGTGGCAGACCGTCGCCTGCGAAGCGCCCCGCCTCTAG
- the gatA gene encoding Asp-tRNA(Asn)/Glu-tRNA(Gln) amidotransferase subunit GatA encodes MHRDTLKALSAQLAARKVSSVELTTHFLDRIERAQPVLNAFITVDREKSLVQARAADARIAKGDVAPLTGIPVAHKDLFCAKGWRTTSGSKILSNFVSPYDAHVIEQFDRAGAVILGKANMDEFAMGSSCENSAYGCVRNPWDTNAVPGGSSGGSAAAVAARIAPAATATDTGGSIRQPASFTGVSGLRPTYGRVSRFGMVAFASSLDQAGCIAKSAEDLAMLLDVMASYDPRDSTCLDHPKDDYVGGLARGVKGLRIGLPKEYFTKDVARDVTDPILAAVEEYKKLGATVVDVSLPNQGLSVPVYYVLAPAEASSNLSRFDGVRYGHRAEKYTDLMDLYKKSRAEGFGPEVKRRIMIGTYVLSHGYYDAYYLQAQKIRRLIARDFTEAFAKCDVIMGPAAPTVAYDIGSKVTDPVQMYLDDLYTIPINLAGLPGMSIPCGFGNKGRPVGLQIVGNYFDEARMLAVAHAFQQATDWHQREPKGAA; translated from the coding sequence GTGCATCGCGACACCCTGAAGGCGCTCTCGGCGCAACTGGCCGCACGCAAGGTTTCCAGCGTGGAGCTCACCACGCATTTCCTCGACCGCATCGAGCGCGCGCAGCCGGTGCTGAACGCGTTCATCACCGTCGATCGCGAGAAGAGCCTGGTACAGGCGCGCGCCGCCGACGCCCGCATCGCGAAGGGCGACGTGGCCCCGCTCACCGGCATTCCCGTCGCGCACAAGGATCTCTTCTGCGCGAAGGGATGGCGCACCACGAGCGGCTCGAAGATCCTCTCCAACTTCGTCTCGCCCTACGACGCCCACGTGATCGAGCAGTTCGACCGCGCCGGCGCCGTCATCCTCGGCAAGGCGAACATGGACGAATTCGCGATGGGCTCGTCCTGCGAGAACTCCGCCTACGGGTGCGTGCGCAACCCCTGGGACACGAACGCGGTGCCTGGCGGCAGCTCCGGCGGTTCCGCCGCCGCCGTCGCCGCGCGCATCGCGCCGGCAGCCACCGCCACCGATACCGGCGGCTCGATCCGCCAGCCTGCGTCGTTCACCGGAGTGAGCGGCCTGCGTCCCACGTATGGGCGCGTCTCCCGTTTCGGGATGGTGGCGTTCGCTTCGTCGCTCGACCAGGCAGGCTGCATCGCCAAGAGCGCCGAAGACCTCGCGATGCTGCTCGACGTGATGGCCTCGTACGATCCGCGCGATTCGACATGCCTGGACCATCCGAAGGACGACTACGTCGGCGGCCTCGCGCGCGGCGTGAAGGGCCTGCGGATCGGCCTGCCGAAGGAGTACTTCACGAAGGACGTGGCGCGAGACGTGACCGATCCGATCCTCGCCGCCGTCGAGGAATACAAGAAGCTCGGCGCCACGGTCGTGGACGTGAGCCTGCCGAACCAGGGCCTCTCGGTGCCCGTGTACTACGTGCTGGCGCCGGCCGAGGCATCGTCCAATCTCTCGCGATTCGACGGCGTGCGCTACGGCCACCGCGCGGAGAAGTACACCGACCTGATGGACCTCTACAAGAAGTCGCGCGCCGAGGGCTTCGGCCCCGAGGTGAAGCGCAGGATCATGATCGGCACGTACGTGCTCTCGCACGGCTACTACGACGCTTACTACCTGCAGGCGCAGAAGATCCGCCGCCTCATCGCGCGCGACTTCACCGAAGCCTTCGCGAAATGCGACGTCATCATGGGCCCGGCCGCGCCGACGGTCGCCTACGACATCGGCTCGAAGGTCACGGACCCGGTGCAGATGTACCTGGACGACCTCTACACGATCCCCATCAACCTCGCGGGGTTGCCGGGGATGTCGATCCCGTGCGGCTTCGGCAACAAGGGGCGGCCCGTCGGCCTGCAGATCGTCGGCAACTACTTCGACGAGGCGAGGATGCTCGCCGTGGCGCACGCCTTCCAGCAGGCGACCGACTGGCACCAGCGCGAGCCGAAAGGCGCGGCATGA
- the msrB gene encoding peptide-methionine (R)-S-oxide reductase MsrB has translation MDKIVKTEEEWKKLLTPEQYTIARKHGTERAFTGPNHDSKEPGVYHCVACDLPLFNANTKFDSGTGWPSFFAPISRENVGETVDKSWFMTRTEVHCGRCGAHLGHVFDDGPQPTGLRYCMNGTVMKLEKD, from the coding sequence ATGGACAAGATCGTCAAGACCGAGGAGGAGTGGAAGAAGCTCCTCACGCCCGAGCAATACACGATCGCGCGCAAGCACGGCACCGAGCGCGCCTTCACCGGCCCGAACCACGACAGCAAGGAGCCGGGCGTCTATCACTGCGTGGCGTGCGACCTGCCGCTCTTCAACGCCAACACGAAGTTCGATTCCGGCACCGGATGGCCGAGCTTCTTCGCGCCCATCAGCCGGGAGAACGTGGGCGAGACGGTGGACAAGAGCTGGTTCATGACGCGAACCGAGGTGCACTGCGGGCGCTGCGGAGCGCACCTCGGCCACGTGTTCGACGACGGCCCCCAGCCCACGGGCCTGCGCTACTGCATGAACGGCACGGTGATGAAACTCGAGAAGGACTAG
- the metW gene encoding methionine biosynthesis protein MetW: protein MSPSQQRYDFELISSWIPENARVLDLGCGDGTLLAGLAATQRVVGYGVEIDPAGVLASVANGVDVIQLDLETGLSTFGDGEFDFVILSQTLQAMKNTEKVLHEMLRVGRQGIVTFPNFGYWKHRLDIAMGHMPVSKTLPYQWYDTPNIHLCTVKDFEDLCVKVGAEILDERVITGGRQVNFMPNLLGDLAVFRFKRK from the coding sequence ATGAGTCCCTCCCAACAGCGCTACGACTTCGAGCTCATCTCCTCGTGGATTCCCGAGAACGCACGCGTGCTCGACTTGGGCTGCGGCGACGGCACGCTGCTGGCCGGCCTCGCCGCCACGCAGCGCGTCGTGGGCTACGGCGTGGAGATCGATCCGGCCGGCGTGCTCGCGAGCGTGGCCAACGGCGTGGACGTGATCCAGCTCGACCTCGAGACGGGGCTCTCCACGTTCGGCGACGGCGAGTTCGACTTCGTGATCCTGTCGCAGACGCTGCAGGCGATGAAGAACACCGAGAAGGTGCTGCACGAGATGCTGCGCGTGGGCCGCCAGGGGATCGTCACGTTCCCGAACTTCGGCTACTGGAAGCATCGCCTCGACATCGCGATGGGGCACATGCCCGTCTCGAAGACGCTGCCCTACCAGTGGTACGACACGCCCAACATCCACTTGTGCACGGTGAAGGACTTCGAGGACCTGTGCGTGAAGGTCGGGGCGGAGATCCTGGACGAGCGGGTGATCACCGGGGGGCGGCAGGTGAACTTCATGCCCAACCTGCTTGGAGACCTCGCGGTCTTTCGGTTCAAGAGGAAATGA
- the pyrE gene encoding orotate phosphoribosyltransferase produces the protein MSAASAAANPDPRAFRREFVDFAIRVGVLRFGEFKTKAGRLSPYFFNAGLFNDGASLGELSRFYAQAALASGIRFDLLFGPAYKGITLAAGTAMALAALGHNVPYSFNRKEAKDHGEGGNIVGAPLSGRVLVVDDVISAGTSVRESMELIRQAGAAAAGVLIAVDRQEKGQGELSATQEVGRDFGVPVAAIATLDDILATLRSRPDQKSNIENIEDYRRRYGVAA, from the coding sequence ATGAGCGCCGCTTCCGCCGCCGCGAACCCCGATCCCCGAGCCTTCCGGCGAGAGTTTGTCGACTTCGCCATCCGTGTCGGGGTGCTGCGCTTCGGCGAGTTCAAGACCAAGGCGGGCCGCCTGTCCCCCTACTTCTTCAACGCCGGCCTTTTCAACGACGGCGCCAGCCTGGGCGAGCTGTCCCGTTTCTACGCCCAGGCCGCCCTGGCGTCGGGAATCCGGTTTGACCTCCTGTTCGGACCCGCATACAAAGGCATCACGCTCGCTGCCGGCACGGCCATGGCGCTTGCCGCGTTGGGTCACAATGTGCCGTACAGCTTCAACCGCAAGGAGGCGAAGGACCATGGGGAAGGGGGCAACATCGTCGGAGCACCCCTGTCGGGCCGGGTCCTGGTCGTGGACGACGTGATTTCAGCGGGGACATCGGTGCGGGAGTCGATGGAGCTGATCCGCCAGGCGGGAGCGGCCGCCGCTGGCGTGCTAATTGCTGTCGATCGTCAGGAGAAGGGTCAGGGCGAGCTCTCGGCCACGCAGGAAGTCGGCCGGGATTTCGGCGTGCCCGTCGCGGCCATCGCCACCCTGGACGACATCCTGGCGACCCTGCGGAGCCGGCCGGACCAGAAGTCGAACATCGAGAACATCGAGGATTACCGGCGGCGCTACGGCGTCGCCGCCTGA
- a CDS encoding exodeoxyribonuclease III, producing MRIVTLNVNGLRSAAAKGFLPWMKRQKPDIVCLQEIKAQEADLSKELLAPPGFHAFFHPAEKKGYAGVAIYTKYEPDKVVIGLGIKDIDQQGRFLQVDIGKLSVISLYLPSGSSGEEAQARKFSFMERFLPRLEQMHKCGREIVLCGDWNIAHKEIDLRNWRSNQKNSGFLPEERKWMTEIFERVGWVDAFRVVEQGPDHYTFWSNRGDAYNKNVGWRIDYQVATPGIGKLARKASIYKTKRFSDHAPLTIDYDYKI from the coding sequence ATGCGTATCGTGACGTTAAATGTGAACGGGCTGCGCTCCGCGGCCGCCAAGGGCTTCCTGCCCTGGATGAAGCGCCAGAAGCCCGACATCGTGTGCCTGCAGGAGATCAAGGCGCAGGAAGCCGACCTTTCGAAGGAGCTCCTCGCGCCGCCGGGCTTTCACGCCTTCTTCCATCCGGCCGAGAAGAAGGGCTATGCGGGCGTGGCCATCTACACGAAGTACGAGCCCGACAAGGTCGTCATCGGACTCGGCATCAAGGACATCGATCAACAGGGCCGTTTCCTGCAGGTGGATATCGGCAAGCTCTCGGTGATCTCGCTCTATCTTCCATCGGGCTCCAGCGGCGAGGAAGCGCAGGCGCGCAAGTTCTCCTTCATGGAGCGCTTCCTGCCGCGCCTGGAGCAGATGCACAAATGCGGACGCGAGATCGTGCTGTGCGGCGACTGGAACATCGCGCACAAGGAGATCGATCTGCGCAACTGGCGCTCGAACCAGAAGAACTCGGGCTTCCTCCCCGAGGAGCGGAAGTGGATGACGGAGATCTTCGAGCGCGTGGGCTGGGTCGATGCCTTCCGCGTCGTCGAGCAGGGCCCCGACCACTACACGTTCTGGTCGAACCGCGGCGACGCGTATAACAAGAATGTCGGTTGGCGCATCGACTACCAGGTCGCCACCCCCGGGATCGGCAAGCTCGCGCGCAAGGCTTCGATCTACAAGACGAAGCGCTTCTCCGACCACGCGCCGCTCACCATCGACTACGACTACAAGATCTAG